One genomic region from Strix uralensis isolate ZFMK-TIS-50842 chromosome 5, bStrUra1, whole genome shotgun sequence encodes:
- the INTS13 gene encoding integrator complex subunit 13 isoform X2 — protein sequence MKIFSESHKTVFVVDHCPYMAESCRQHVEFDMLVKNRTQGIIPLAPISKSLWTCSVESSMEYCRIMYDIFPFKKLVNFIVSDSGAHVLNSWTQEDQNLQELMAALAAVGPPNPRADPECCSILHGLVAAVEALCKITEYQHEARTMLMENAERVGNRGRIICITNAKSDSHVRMLEDCVQETIHEHNKLAANSDHLMQIQKCELVLIHTYPVGEDSLVSDRPKKELSPVLTSEVHSVRAGRHLATKLNVLVQQHFDLASTTITNIPMKEEQHANTSANYDVELLHHKEAHVDFLKSGDNHIGGNSREGTFKETVTLKWCTPRTNSVELHYCTGAYRISPVDVNSRPSSCLTNFLLNGRSVLLEQPRKSGSKVISHMLSSHGGEIFLHVLSSSRSILEDPPSISEGCGGRVTDYRITDFGEFMRENRLTPFLEPRYKIDGSLEIPLERAKDQLEKHTRYWPMIISQTTIFNMQAVVPLASVIVKEAMSDEDVLNCQKTIYNLVDMERKNDPLPISTVGTRGKGPKRDEQYRIMWNELETLVRAHINNSDKHQRVLECLMACRSKPPEEEERKKRGRKREDKEDKSEKLGKDYESDKPWQESERLKGLLDREKEELAEAEVIKDSPDSPEPPNKKPLITMDEMPTVEKAKGPMSLLSLWSNRINTANSRKHQEFTGRLNSVNNKAELYQHLKEENGMETTENGKAGRQ from the exons atgaaaatcttttctgagtctcataaaactgtttttgttgtGGATCACTGCCCATATATGGCAGAATCCTGCAGACAACATGTTGAATTTGATATGTTAGTAAAGAATCGGACCCAAGGGATTATACCTCTCGCACCCATTTCAAAATCACTATGGACCTGTTCAGTGGAATCATCCATGGAGTACTGTAGAATAATGTATGATATTTTCCCTTTCAAGAAACTG GTGAATTTCATTGTGAGTGATTCTGGGGCTCATGTCTTAAATTCTTGGACTCAAGAAGATCAGAACTTGCAGGAG TTGATGGCAGCATTAGCAGCTGTTGGGCCACCTAATCCTCGGGCAGATCCAGAGTGCTGCAGCATACTTCATGGTCTGGTTGCAGCAGTTGAAGCACTCTGCAAAATAACTGAATACCAGCATGAGGCTCGAACCATGCTCATGGAGAATGCAGAACGTGTTGGAAACAGAGGAAGAATAATCTGTATTACTAATGCAAAAAG tgaCAGTCATGTTCGAATGCTTGAGGACTGTGTTCAGGAAACCATTCATGAGCATAACAAGCTTGCAGCTAATTCAGATCA tctaaTGCAGATTCAGAAATGTGAATTGGTCTTAATCCACACTTACCCAGTTGGTGAAGACAGCCTTGTTTCAGATCGTCCTAAAAAAGAG CTTTCACCTGTTCTAACCAGTGAAGTGCACAGTGTCCGTGCAGGGCGGCATCTGGCTACAAAACTGAATGTTTTAGTACAACAGCACTTTGATCTGGCTTCAACCACAATAACGAACATTCCTATGAAG GAAGAACAGCATGCTAACACATCAGCCAACTATGATGTGGAGCTTCTTCATCACAAAGAGGCACACGTTGACTTTTTAAAGAGTG GTGATAATCATATAGGTGGCAATAGCAGAGAAGGCACATTTAAAGAAACTGTAACATTAAAATGGTGTACTCCTCGAACAAATAGTGTAG aattacacTATTGCACTGGAGCATACAGAATTTCACCAGTAGATGTAAATAGCAGACCTTCTTCATGCCTTACTAACTTTCTCCTTAATG GTCGTTCTGTTTTGTTGGAACAGCCACGCAAGTCTGGCTCTAAAGTAATTAGTCACATGCTCAGCAGCCATGGAGGAGAAATTTTTCTGCATGTATTAAGCAGCTCACGATCAATTCTAGAAGATCCCCCATCAATTAGCGAAGGGTGTGGTGGAAGAGTCACTGACTATCGGATTACA GATTTTGGTGAATTTATGAGGGAAAACCGATTAACTCCTTTTCTAGAGCCCAGATATAAGATCGATGGCAGTCTTGAAATTCCATTGGAACGTGCAAAAGATCAGTTAGAGAAACATACTCGTTATTGGCCTATGATTATTTCTCAGACTACCATCTTCAACATGCAAGCT GTAGTGCCATTAGCCAGTGTGATTGTAAAAGaagcaatgagtgatgaggatgTCCTGAATTGTCAAAAAACAATATACAATTTGGTAGACATGGAGAGGAAAAATGATCCGCTGCCAATTTCAACAGTTGGTACCAGAGGAAAGGGTCCAAAAAG AGATGAACAGTACCGGATTATGTGGAATGAATTGGAGACCCTTGTACGAGCACACATAAACAACTCTGATAAACACCAGCGAGTCTTAGAATGTTTGATGGCTTGCAGAAGCAAACCCCCAGAAGAGGAGGAGCGCAAGAAACGAGGTAGAAAGAGAGAAGACAAAGAAGACAAGTCAGAGAAGTTGGGCAAAGACTATGAATCAGATAAGCCATGGCAAGAATCAGAAAG GTTAAAAGGTCTTTTGGATCGTGAAAAAGAAGAACTAGCAGAAGCTGAAGTTATCAAAGATTCCCCTGATTCTCCTGAGCCACCCAACAAAAAGCCTCTCATTACAATGGATGAAATGCCCACAGTTGAAAAGGCAAAAG GGCCAATGTCCTTGTTGTCTTTATGGAGCAACAGGATTAATACTGCCAACTCTAGGAAACACCAGGAATTTACTGGTCGTTTGAACTCCGTCAACAATAAAGCTGAGCTATATCaacatctgaaagaagaaaatgg aATGGAAACAACGGAAAATGGAAAAGCAGGCCGGCAGTGa
- the INTS13 gene encoding integrator complex subunit 13 isoform X1: MKIFSESHKTVFVVDHCPYMAESCRQHVEFDMLVKNRTQGIIPLAPISKSLWTCSVESSMEYCRIMYDIFPFKKLVNFIVSDSGAHVLNSWTQEDQNLQELMAALAAVGPPNPRADPECCSILHGLVAAVEALCKITEYQHEARTMLMENAERVGNRGRIICITNAKSDSHVRMLEDCVQETIHEHNKLAANSDHLMQIQKCELVLIHTYPVGEDSLVSDRPKKELSPVLTSEVHSVRAGRHLATKLNVLVQQHFDLASTTITNIPMKPTFNVCEQEEQHANTSANYDVELLHHKEAHVDFLKSGDNHIGGNSREGTFKETVTLKWCTPRTNSVELHYCTGAYRISPVDVNSRPSSCLTNFLLNGRSVLLEQPRKSGSKVISHMLSSHGGEIFLHVLSSSRSILEDPPSISEGCGGRVTDYRITDFGEFMRENRLTPFLEPRYKIDGSLEIPLERAKDQLEKHTRYWPMIISQTTIFNMQAVVPLASVIVKEAMSDEDVLNCQKTIYNLVDMERKNDPLPISTVGTRGKGPKRDEQYRIMWNELETLVRAHINNSDKHQRVLECLMACRSKPPEEEERKKRGRKREDKEDKSEKLGKDYESDKPWQESERLKGLLDREKEELAEAEVIKDSPDSPEPPNKKPLITMDEMPTVEKAKGPMSLLSLWSNRINTANSRKHQEFTGRLNSVNNKAELYQHLKEENGMETTENGKAGRQ; this comes from the exons atgaaaatcttttctgagtctcataaaactgtttttgttgtGGATCACTGCCCATATATGGCAGAATCCTGCAGACAACATGTTGAATTTGATATGTTAGTAAAGAATCGGACCCAAGGGATTATACCTCTCGCACCCATTTCAAAATCACTATGGACCTGTTCAGTGGAATCATCCATGGAGTACTGTAGAATAATGTATGATATTTTCCCTTTCAAGAAACTG GTGAATTTCATTGTGAGTGATTCTGGGGCTCATGTCTTAAATTCTTGGACTCAAGAAGATCAGAACTTGCAGGAG TTGATGGCAGCATTAGCAGCTGTTGGGCCACCTAATCCTCGGGCAGATCCAGAGTGCTGCAGCATACTTCATGGTCTGGTTGCAGCAGTTGAAGCACTCTGCAAAATAACTGAATACCAGCATGAGGCTCGAACCATGCTCATGGAGAATGCAGAACGTGTTGGAAACAGAGGAAGAATAATCTGTATTACTAATGCAAAAAG tgaCAGTCATGTTCGAATGCTTGAGGACTGTGTTCAGGAAACCATTCATGAGCATAACAAGCTTGCAGCTAATTCAGATCA tctaaTGCAGATTCAGAAATGTGAATTGGTCTTAATCCACACTTACCCAGTTGGTGAAGACAGCCTTGTTTCAGATCGTCCTAAAAAAGAG CTTTCACCTGTTCTAACCAGTGAAGTGCACAGTGTCCGTGCAGGGCGGCATCTGGCTACAAAACTGAATGTTTTAGTACAACAGCACTTTGATCTGGCTTCAACCACAATAACGAACATTCCTATGAAG CCCACATTCAATGTCTGTGAACAG GAAGAACAGCATGCTAACACATCAGCCAACTATGATGTGGAGCTTCTTCATCACAAAGAGGCACACGTTGACTTTTTAAAGAGTG GTGATAATCATATAGGTGGCAATAGCAGAGAAGGCACATTTAAAGAAACTGTAACATTAAAATGGTGTACTCCTCGAACAAATAGTGTAG aattacacTATTGCACTGGAGCATACAGAATTTCACCAGTAGATGTAAATAGCAGACCTTCTTCATGCCTTACTAACTTTCTCCTTAATG GTCGTTCTGTTTTGTTGGAACAGCCACGCAAGTCTGGCTCTAAAGTAATTAGTCACATGCTCAGCAGCCATGGAGGAGAAATTTTTCTGCATGTATTAAGCAGCTCACGATCAATTCTAGAAGATCCCCCATCAATTAGCGAAGGGTGTGGTGGAAGAGTCACTGACTATCGGATTACA GATTTTGGTGAATTTATGAGGGAAAACCGATTAACTCCTTTTCTAGAGCCCAGATATAAGATCGATGGCAGTCTTGAAATTCCATTGGAACGTGCAAAAGATCAGTTAGAGAAACATACTCGTTATTGGCCTATGATTATTTCTCAGACTACCATCTTCAACATGCAAGCT GTAGTGCCATTAGCCAGTGTGATTGTAAAAGaagcaatgagtgatgaggatgTCCTGAATTGTCAAAAAACAATATACAATTTGGTAGACATGGAGAGGAAAAATGATCCGCTGCCAATTTCAACAGTTGGTACCAGAGGAAAGGGTCCAAAAAG AGATGAACAGTACCGGATTATGTGGAATGAATTGGAGACCCTTGTACGAGCACACATAAACAACTCTGATAAACACCAGCGAGTCTTAGAATGTTTGATGGCTTGCAGAAGCAAACCCCCAGAAGAGGAGGAGCGCAAGAAACGAGGTAGAAAGAGAGAAGACAAAGAAGACAAGTCAGAGAAGTTGGGCAAAGACTATGAATCAGATAAGCCATGGCAAGAATCAGAAAG GTTAAAAGGTCTTTTGGATCGTGAAAAAGAAGAACTAGCAGAAGCTGAAGTTATCAAAGATTCCCCTGATTCTCCTGAGCCACCCAACAAAAAGCCTCTCATTACAATGGATGAAATGCCCACAGTTGAAAAGGCAAAAG GGCCAATGTCCTTGTTGTCTTTATGGAGCAACAGGATTAATACTGCCAACTCTAGGAAACACCAGGAATTTACTGGTCGTTTGAACTCCGTCAACAATAAAGCTGAGCTATATCaacatctgaaagaagaaaatgg aATGGAAACAACGGAAAATGGAAAAGCAGGCCGGCAGTGa
- the INTS13 gene encoding integrator complex subunit 13 isoform X3 has protein sequence MKIFSESHKTVFVVDHCPYMAESCRQHVEFDMLVKNRTQGIIPLAPISKSLWTCSVESSMEYCRIMYDIFPFKKLVNFIVSDSGAHVLNSWTQEDQNLQELMAALAAVGPPNPRADPECCSILHGLVAAVEALCKITEYQHEARTMLMENAERVGNRGRIICITNAKSDSHVRMLEDCVQETIHEHNKLAANSDHLMQIQKCELVLIHTYPVGEDSLVSDRPKKELSPVLTSEVHSVRAGRHLATKLNVLVQQHFDLASTTITNIPMKPTFNVCEQEEQHANTSANYDVELLHHKEAHVDFLKSGDNHIGGNSREGTFKETVTLKWCTPRTNSVELHYCTGAYRISPVDVNSRPSSCLTNFLLNGRSVLLEQPRKSGSKVISHMLSSHGGEIFLHVLSSSRSILEDPPSISEGCGGRVTDYRITDFGEFMRENRLTPFLEPRYKIDGSLEIPLERAKDQLEKHTRYWPMIISQTTIFNMQAVVPLASVIVKEAMSDEDVLNCQKTIYNLVDMERKNDPLPISTVGTRGKGPKRDEQYRIMWNELETLVRAHINNSDKHQRVLECLMACRSKPPEEEERKKRG, from the exons atgaaaatcttttctgagtctcataaaactgtttttgttgtGGATCACTGCCCATATATGGCAGAATCCTGCAGACAACATGTTGAATTTGATATGTTAGTAAAGAATCGGACCCAAGGGATTATACCTCTCGCACCCATTTCAAAATCACTATGGACCTGTTCAGTGGAATCATCCATGGAGTACTGTAGAATAATGTATGATATTTTCCCTTTCAAGAAACTG GTGAATTTCATTGTGAGTGATTCTGGGGCTCATGTCTTAAATTCTTGGACTCAAGAAGATCAGAACTTGCAGGAG TTGATGGCAGCATTAGCAGCTGTTGGGCCACCTAATCCTCGGGCAGATCCAGAGTGCTGCAGCATACTTCATGGTCTGGTTGCAGCAGTTGAAGCACTCTGCAAAATAACTGAATACCAGCATGAGGCTCGAACCATGCTCATGGAGAATGCAGAACGTGTTGGAAACAGAGGAAGAATAATCTGTATTACTAATGCAAAAAG tgaCAGTCATGTTCGAATGCTTGAGGACTGTGTTCAGGAAACCATTCATGAGCATAACAAGCTTGCAGCTAATTCAGATCA tctaaTGCAGATTCAGAAATGTGAATTGGTCTTAATCCACACTTACCCAGTTGGTGAAGACAGCCTTGTTTCAGATCGTCCTAAAAAAGAG CTTTCACCTGTTCTAACCAGTGAAGTGCACAGTGTCCGTGCAGGGCGGCATCTGGCTACAAAACTGAATGTTTTAGTACAACAGCACTTTGATCTGGCTTCAACCACAATAACGAACATTCCTATGAAG CCCACATTCAATGTCTGTGAACAG GAAGAACAGCATGCTAACACATCAGCCAACTATGATGTGGAGCTTCTTCATCACAAAGAGGCACACGTTGACTTTTTAAAGAGTG GTGATAATCATATAGGTGGCAATAGCAGAGAAGGCACATTTAAAGAAACTGTAACATTAAAATGGTGTACTCCTCGAACAAATAGTGTAG aattacacTATTGCACTGGAGCATACAGAATTTCACCAGTAGATGTAAATAGCAGACCTTCTTCATGCCTTACTAACTTTCTCCTTAATG GTCGTTCTGTTTTGTTGGAACAGCCACGCAAGTCTGGCTCTAAAGTAATTAGTCACATGCTCAGCAGCCATGGAGGAGAAATTTTTCTGCATGTATTAAGCAGCTCACGATCAATTCTAGAAGATCCCCCATCAATTAGCGAAGGGTGTGGTGGAAGAGTCACTGACTATCGGATTACA GATTTTGGTGAATTTATGAGGGAAAACCGATTAACTCCTTTTCTAGAGCCCAGATATAAGATCGATGGCAGTCTTGAAATTCCATTGGAACGTGCAAAAGATCAGTTAGAGAAACATACTCGTTATTGGCCTATGATTATTTCTCAGACTACCATCTTCAACATGCAAGCT GTAGTGCCATTAGCCAGTGTGATTGTAAAAGaagcaatgagtgatgaggatgTCCTGAATTGTCAAAAAACAATATACAATTTGGTAGACATGGAGAGGAAAAATGATCCGCTGCCAATTTCAACAGTTGGTACCAGAGGAAAGGGTCCAAAAAG AGATGAACAGTACCGGATTATGTGGAATGAATTGGAGACCCTTGTACGAGCACACATAAACAACTCTGATAAACACCAGCGAGTCTTAGAATGTTTGATGGCTTGCAGAAGCAAACCCCCAGAAGAGGAGGAGCGCAAGAAACGAG GTTAA